The following proteins are co-located in the Paenibacillus sp. JNUCC32 genome:
- a CDS encoding CehA/McbA family metallohydrolase, whose amino-acid sequence MKSQRRRLPFIVMACMIAGVVSLYYGINVFAASSETENGVSKKDRAKYLGASLFKGHMHSHTSLSDGILLPNDAYNFVKSNTDFDFFAVTEHDVTYDISTGSDFITNVQDSYSEEYKLLHEQSDAHNHDHEFITLPGTEVTWYDEAGHINLFNAPWFARTHGVGADGTWGWSDIKYDLPTFYARLAQDPNAIAQFNHPRSSGNWSFNEFKHYNREVDRNLNLMEYKSSNDFAIYTKALDRGWHVSPVFGGDEHKGNWGMVQPHVTGMWGKKLTREGLYEAMRNHRTYVSFDRNLEMAVSAKGRMMGSILPAKTKKINLKIQISDPDANDVLDKVVVYKNSGEIIKEYGNIASNQFNQEVSLASKDGDYFLVRAFQVDGEEAISAPIWIGDETRGTVHAPEIKVHGQYPDTIKLGDQVEVLGASATDHSGQSLSVEAIVLNDKGEVAALNQHFKVDMYGEYFIKYVATDAQGNTRVELIRILVDQQNLDADIILNEFQPIVNVGGNEREVRINVVTDKALETSYVQYKPESETTWDNAEVVQAEVSYFQVAYGDTFAKSNYRVLAAHEANVTDLGLGTTYDYRYGMSPTGPWSDSYSFRTAPASEEAVMYVMGDLGVPDRNPESFQLFNNMLDVLQEKNSNGQTVIQVGDLVELGGNHYAWNDVFNNIYNNDMGLVSAHIVGDREHATERKFGPFSGFFNLPKNGEGSYRETNYSFDYGDMHIAVLNSVVDFDKQLSWLEKDLRATDKKWKIVMGHYPYYGGQSGDETGMDMMRVKLSQAFERLGVSLYIGGHDHVYKRTTIRNGVKDISEEAMNLGTTFVTVGSSGPTFYDNKSFDWDHIVYDENKQTGVILESNDQSLTLKAYNSDGVEIDSFTIKQPANYMNLTSAIIENNVLKGVGVLNYPNSPERVTVIGEKRDHTGEQLLETVIQEATLEHLGREQIILFDNPLAFGDEHTIVVRVVNNPIDQEPLTEPLIAKEGMLGDGSEGNPYQIKSASGLNKMHEFPDKHFVLAQDIDGKGMFFEAIGVNGTPFTGTFDGQGHTITGVIVSSGGAGLFAINEGAIRNVGITHADIDVRRSNIGILVDQNDGIVEYAYSTGSIRGNSTVGGLVGYSNGIVRNSYSTARVHARGKQAGGLIGITNRGSTTEQVYATGAVIAEESNAGGISGYGYNNTVIRNSMALNPSIVTGTASNRIVGRVLAGETATLVNNYADENMFVSSENVTANDPNNEKGQGVGAEAFSKPSFFIETLGWDFDTIWIWNEDAKRPLLQSNLEQINEDNIPKPKLDRNEEGYYIIRSIQELKTISEFPNENYILEDDLDFEGRLFEPLFKATPFLGTFDGNNKSLTNFNSENGGLFHLNGGTIKNIAMVDASVTGGSNIGILVNTNNGTVENSYVTGSIEGSSTVGGLAGYSNGIVRNSYSTADVTAQLNQAGGLIGITNSGSLTENVYASGAVQALRSNAGGVTGYGYNDTVVRNVIALNPSVVTPTMANRVVGRVLAGHTATLQNNYAFDGMIVDKEGESIAAADNRKGLGLSQQQVEDPNTYTDRLNWDFESVWMWNDALKRPVLSSNPEEASEPVVPLERNEAGYYRIKSIEDLNVMEAFPAEKYILDHDLDYAGQPAEPLFKDVSFTGVLDGDGKKIVNFNSSSGGLVHLNGGVIKNIAMIDAGVTGGSRIGILVNTNNGEIENSLSTGSITGSSTVGGLVGYSNGIVRNSYSTADVTAQVSQAGGLIGITNSGSLTENVYASGTVRAMTSNAGGVTGYGYNDTVVRNVIALGPSVTAPTMANRVMGRVLAGHTATLENNYAFDGMMVDKEGVAEGALTTLKGLGLAETEIETPSTYTDRLGWDFNAIWRWDGMGKRPVLQSISEGNGEEPVRLIGLELEGLHTLAVGESDQTVTTAVYSDGSREKVEINVTYTSSDPRIAEISVSGVVKANSEGTVIITTEYDGLVSSYELKTLTPKQIDMERVDPGMDSGGTLPFTSSALIGTGEWWSANQPHPLALTAEQAIRSFERHHMY is encoded by the coding sequence GTGAAGTCCCAAAGAAGAAGACTACCTTTTATTGTGATGGCTTGTATGATTGCGGGGGTTGTTAGTCTTTATTACGGCATTAATGTATTCGCGGCGTCTTCAGAGACAGAGAATGGTGTCTCTAAAAAAGATAGAGCTAAGTATTTAGGAGCTTCACTGTTCAAAGGTCATATGCATTCCCATACTTCTCTCAGTGACGGGATCTTGCTGCCTAATGATGCTTATAATTTTGTGAAAAGTAATACAGATTTTGATTTTTTTGCAGTGACGGAACACGACGTGACCTATGACATCAGTACGGGCAGTGACTTTATTACGAATGTTCAAGACTCTTATTCAGAAGAATACAAGCTGCTGCATGAGCAATCCGATGCTCACAATCATGATCACGAATTTATTACGCTGCCGGGTACGGAAGTGACTTGGTATGATGAAGCAGGCCATATCAACTTATTTAATGCCCCATGGTTTGCAAGAACACATGGAGTGGGTGCGGATGGCACTTGGGGCTGGAGCGACATCAAATATGATCTGCCAACCTTTTACGCAAGACTTGCCCAAGATCCGAATGCGATTGCGCAATTTAATCATCCACGATCATCAGGAAATTGGAGTTTCAATGAATTTAAACACTATAACCGGGAAGTTGACAGAAACCTTAATCTGATGGAATACAAATCGTCCAATGATTTTGCAATCTATACCAAGGCATTAGATCGAGGCTGGCATGTTTCTCCTGTGTTTGGCGGGGACGAGCACAAAGGAAATTGGGGAATGGTTCAACCCCATGTGACCGGTATGTGGGGGAAAAAGCTTACTAGAGAAGGCCTTTACGAGGCGATGCGAAACCACCGCACCTATGTATCATTTGATCGCAACTTAGAAATGGCGGTTTCAGCCAAAGGTCGGATGATGGGGTCGATTCTTCCGGCCAAAACAAAGAAAATTAATCTCAAGATACAGATAAGTGACCCTGATGCAAACGATGTGTTGGATAAAGTCGTTGTTTACAAAAACAGCGGTGAAATTATCAAGGAGTACGGCAATATTGCCAGCAATCAATTTAATCAGGAAGTATCCTTAGCAAGTAAAGATGGGGACTACTTCCTCGTGAGAGCTTTCCAAGTGGACGGTGAAGAAGCTATAAGTGCTCCAATATGGATTGGTGATGAAACGAGGGGCACGGTGCATGCGCCTGAAATTAAGGTTCATGGACAATATCCGGATACTATTAAGCTTGGGGATCAGGTAGAAGTGCTGGGCGCTTCGGCGACAGATCACAGCGGTCAATCTTTATCGGTGGAAGCCATCGTTCTAAATGATAAGGGAGAAGTGGCGGCTCTAAATCAGCATTTCAAGGTCGACATGTACGGAGAGTATTTCATTAAGTATGTAGCAACCGACGCTCAAGGAAATACGCGTGTTGAACTTATTCGAATCCTTGTTGATCAGCAAAATCTGGATGCCGATATCATTTTAAATGAATTTCAACCCATTGTTAATGTAGGTGGGAATGAACGTGAAGTAAGAATAAATGTAGTGACGGATAAGGCATTAGAAACGTCGTATGTTCAGTACAAACCTGAGTCCGAGACGACGTGGGACAATGCGGAAGTAGTACAAGCGGAAGTCTCTTATTTTCAAGTCGCCTATGGTGATACGTTTGCCAAGAGTAACTATCGGGTGCTTGCAGCTCATGAAGCGAATGTAACAGATCTCGGCTTAGGGACTACGTATGACTATCGGTATGGAATGTCGCCGACTGGACCTTGGAGCGACAGTTATAGCTTTAGGACCGCACCAGCTTCAGAGGAAGCCGTTATGTATGTGATGGGCGATCTTGGAGTTCCGGATCGAAATCCGGAAAGCTTCCAGCTCTTTAACAATATGCTGGACGTTCTGCAGGAGAAGAATTCAAACGGACAGACGGTGATTCAAGTCGGAGACTTGGTCGAACTAGGCGGCAATCATTATGCTTGGAATGATGTGTTTAACAACATTTACAACAACGATATGGGGCTAGTATCTGCTCATATCGTCGGGGATCGTGAACATGCGACGGAGCGGAAATTCGGGCCATTCTCCGGGTTTTTCAACCTGCCGAAGAATGGCGAAGGCAGTTATCGGGAAACGAATTATTCGTTTGATTATGGCGATATGCACATTGCTGTTCTGAATTCCGTGGTGGATTTCGACAAGCAGCTGTCATGGCTGGAAAAAGATTTGCGGGCAACCGACAAGAAGTGGAAAATCGTTATGGGGCACTATCCTTATTATGGCGGTCAATCAGGTGATGAGACCGGTATGGACATGATGAGAGTGAAATTGTCTCAAGCCTTTGAACGGCTTGGTGTCAGTCTGTACATTGGCGGTCATGATCATGTGTATAAACGGACAACCATACGAAACGGTGTAAAAGATATATCGGAAGAAGCGATGAATCTAGGTACAACCTTTGTGACAGTTGGTTCATCAGGTCCAACGTTCTATGATAACAAATCGTTTGACTGGGATCATATCGTATATGATGAAAATAAGCAGACAGGTGTTATTTTAGAATCAAACGATCAATCTCTCACGTTGAAAGCCTACAACAGCGACGGTGTTGAAATTGATTCATTTACGATTAAACAACCTGCAAATTATATGAACTTAACAAGCGCAATAATAGAAAATAACGTCTTGAAGGGCGTCGGGGTCCTGAATTATCCGAACTCGCCTGAACGTGTCACCGTTATCGGGGAAAAGCGGGATCATACAGGTGAACAGCTGCTGGAAACGGTTATTCAAGAAGCAACGCTAGAACATCTCGGACGTGAACAAATCATCTTATTTGACAACCCTCTTGCATTTGGCGATGAACATACGATCGTCGTAAGAGTGGTTAATAATCCAATCGATCAAGAGCCGTTAACGGAACCGTTAATAGCTAAAGAAGGCATGCTGGGCGATGGTTCGGAAGGCAACCCCTATCAAATCAAAAGTGCCAGTGGACTCAATAAAATGCATGAGTTCCCGGACAAACATTTTGTTTTAGCTCAAGACATTGACGGTAAGGGCATGTTTTTTGAAGCCATTGGCGTGAATGGCACTCCATTCACGGGTACGTTTGATGGGCAAGGGCATACGATTACAGGCGTTATAGTCTCCTCGGGCGGCGCGGGCCTCTTTGCTATTAATGAAGGGGCGATTCGTAATGTAGGAATCACCCATGCCGACATTGATGTTCGCCGAAGTAATATTGGGATCCTGGTTGATCAGAATGATGGGATCGTAGAATATGCCTACAGTACCGGATCTATTCGAGGCAATTCTACGGTTGGCGGTCTTGTGGGCTACTCGAACGGTATCGTTAGAAACAGTTATTCAACAGCTCGAGTCCATGCGCGAGGCAAGCAAGCCGGCGGCTTGATCGGGATTACGAACCGAGGGAGTACAACAGAACAGGTCTATGCAACCGGAGCCGTAATAGCAGAAGAATCAAATGCTGGCGGCATCAGCGGATACGGATATAACAATACAGTTATTCGAAATAGTATGGCATTAAATCCATCTATTGTTACAGGTACTGCATCGAATCGAATCGTCGGCAGAGTACTAGCTGGGGAGACGGCAACTTTAGTCAATAATTACGCCGATGAAAATATGTTTGTTAGCAGTGAGAACGTTACGGCGAATGATCCGAACAATGAGAAAGGACAGGGTGTCGGTGCAGAAGCATTCTCGAAGCCATCCTTTTTCATTGAGACTCTCGGTTGGGATTTTGATACGATCTGGATCTGGAACGAAGATGCCAAACGTCCGTTACTGCAAAGTAATTTGGAGCAAATTAACGAAGACAATATCCCAAAACCGAAGCTTGATCGGAATGAAGAGGGGTACTACATCATTCGCTCGATTCAAGAATTAAAAACGATATCCGAATTCCCAAATGAGAATTATATATTGGAGGATGATCTTGATTTTGAAGGGCGGCTATTTGAACCTCTATTTAAAGCGACGCCATTCCTTGGCACGTTTGATGGGAACAATAAATCCTTAACCAATTTTAATTCAGAAAATGGCGGCTTATTTCATCTCAATGGCGGAACCATTAAAAACATAGCTATGGTAGATGCAAGCGTCACTGGCGGAAGTAATATAGGCATACTCGTTAATACAAACAACGGAACGGTAGAGAATAGTTATGTCACGGGCTCAATCGAAGGTTCCAGTACCGTGGGCGGTCTAGCGGGTTATTCCAATGGCATCGTGAGAAACAGCTATTCTACGGCAGATGTAACGGCCCAGCTGAACCAAGCTGGCGGTCTAATCGGAATTACGAACTCAGGCAGCTTAACGGAAAACGTGTATGCATCCGGAGCCGTTCAGGCGCTTAGAAGCAACGCAGGCGGAGTGACTGGCTACGGTTATAATGATACGGTTGTTAGAAACGTGATTGCTCTTAACCCTTCCGTCGTGACGCCGACGATGGCGAACCGCGTGGTAGGACGAGTCCTTGCCGGGCATACGGCAACGCTTCAGAATAATTATGCGTTCGATGGCATGATTGTGGATAAAGAAGGCGAGAGTATTGCCGCTGCTGACAACAGAAAGGGTTTGGGGCTTTCTCAGCAGCAGGTTGAAGACCCTAACACGTATACCGATCGACTGAACTGGGATTTTGAGTCGGTTTGGATGTGGAATGATGCTTTAAAGCGTCCGGTATTGAGCAGTAACCCTGAAGAGGCAAGCGAGCCTGTCGTGCCTTTGGAAAGAAATGAAGCTGGTTATTACCGAATCAAGTCCATTGAAGATCTGAATGTTATGGAAGCCTTCCCGGCAGAAAAGTATATTTTGGACCATGATTTGGATTACGCAGGACAACCGGCTGAGCCACTTTTTAAAGATGTATCGTTCACCGGTGTTTTGGATGGCGACGGGAAGAAAATAGTCAACTTTAATTCCTCGAGCGGCGGCTTAGTCCATCTTAATGGCGGAGTGATTAAAAATATAGCCATGATCGATGCCGGCGTCACTGGCGGGAGCAGAATAGGCATACTCGTCAACACGAACAATGGCGAGATAGAGAATAGTCTTTCAACAGGCTCCATTACTGGCTCCAGCACAGTCGGCGGCCTAGTGGGCTATTCCAATGGCATCGTAAGAAACAGCTATTCTACCGCGGATGTAACCGCTCAGGTAAGTCAGGCCGGCGGCCTAATCGGAATTACGAACTCGGGCAGCCTAACAGAAAACGTGTATGCGTCTGGAACCGTTCGGGCGATGACGAGCAATGCGGGCGGAGTGACTGGATACGGATACAATGATACGGTCGTCAGAAATGTCATTGCCCTGGGCCCTTCGGTTACGGCGCCAACGATGGCGAACCGGGTGATGGGACGAGTTCTTGCGGGGCACACCGCCACGCTCGAAAATAATTATGCATTTGACGGCATGATGGTTGATAAAGAAGGAGTCGCTGAGGGAGCATTAACAACCCTTAAAGGCTTAGGTCTAGCTGAAACTGAAATAGAGACTCCATCCACCTATACAGACAGGTTAGGGTGGGACTTTAACGCGATTTGGAGATGGGACGGTATGGGTAAACGACCTGTTTTACAATCGATATCAGAAGGCAACGGAGAAGAGCCGGTTCGCCTGATTGGGCTTGAGCTCGAGGGGCTACATACGCTGGCCGTTGGAGAGAGTGATCAAACGGTGACTACTGCAGTATACAGTGATGGAAGCCGTGAAAAGGTAGAGATAAACGTCACCTATACAAGCAGTGATCCAAGGATTGCGGAGATCAGCGTTAGCGGTGTAGTAAAGGCGAATTCGGAAGGAACCGTAATCATCACCACAGAGTATGACGGCTTGGTTTCATCCTATGAGCTAAAAACCTTGACTCCGAAACAAATCGATATGGAGAGAGTCGACCCAGGCATGGATTCTGGAGGCACGCTTCCTTTCACTTCTTCGGCCTTAATCGGAACTGGGGAGTGGTGGAGCGCGAATCAGCCGCACCCTCTTGCCTTAACGGCGGAGCAAGCCATAAGATCGTTTGAACGGCACCATATGTATTAG
- a CDS encoding carbohydrate ABC transporter permease has translation MKEKRTFMDVVWRVLLYAWSLTILFPLAWVIYESLKSNPEFFKDIWALPSELRWQNYSKAWNQYGFGQSLLNTLYYVGGSLVLGLFFTTINAYALTRMQFKGRKLIWGLIMLSLFLPGINALVPQYVIMRELSLTNSLTGLILLSSLGESVFYLMLLGGFMSSLPMELEESATMDGATLFQKFWRVIVPLSTPGIVTVGVFKFLGFYNNFLAPFIYLSDPKKYPIAVQMYSANKQMEFTADWVTLFAGVTIAMVPSIIIYILFQKLLMEGATMGAVKG, from the coding sequence TTGAAGGAAAAACGAACGTTTATGGACGTTGTGTGGCGTGTGCTGCTTTATGCTTGGTCGCTGACCATATTATTTCCTTTAGCCTGGGTTATCTATGAATCGTTAAAAAGCAATCCTGAGTTTTTTAAAGATATATGGGCGCTGCCTTCGGAACTAAGATGGCAGAATTATTCGAAGGCTTGGAATCAATACGGTTTTGGGCAATCACTCTTAAATACCCTTTATTATGTTGGCGGAAGTCTGGTGCTTGGGCTTTTCTTTACGACAATTAACGCCTATGCGCTTACTCGAATGCAGTTCAAAGGCAGAAAATTGATTTGGGGCTTGATTATGTTGTCCCTGTTCCTGCCTGGCATCAATGCGCTTGTACCCCAGTATGTCATTATGCGGGAACTGAGTTTGACCAATAGCTTGACCGGATTAATTCTTCTGTCCAGTCTAGGTGAAAGCGTGTTCTATCTTATGCTGCTCGGAGGGTTTATGAGCTCTCTGCCGATGGAGCTTGAGGAGAGCGCAACGATGGATGGCGCTACATTATTCCAAAAGTTTTGGCGTGTTATCGTTCCTTTGTCTACACCGGGAATTGTAACCGTTGGCGTATTCAAGTTCTTAGGGTTCTATAACAATTTCTTAGCGCCGTTCATCTATTTGAGCGATCCCAAGAAATATCCCATTGCGGTGCAAATGTATTCTGCGAATAAGCAAATGGAGTTTACTGCGGATTGGGTGACTTTGTTTGCCGGTGTAACCATTGCGATGGTACCGTCCATTATTATTTATATCTTATTCCAAAAACTTCTTATGGAAGGCGCGACCATGGGGGCGGTGAAGGGATGA
- a CDS encoding SGNH/GDSL hydrolase family protein: MTVQSKEINLDQLGGTIHQETTNGEELRWHSPLEAPFHIAGFPWLAQDGIYRRLPLASEAVLPPAVDTLAYCTAGGQIRFRTNSSRLVIRVRLAGPANMYHMPPTGQCGVDCYLGEPGEQSFITTAKFKPTESEYESQLYQWDSKKDVAVTLNLPLYQGVEEVWIGVDKDAVISDAPAYASSRPVIIYGTSITQGGCASRPGMAYSNILSRMIPVEFVNLGFSGNGKGEPELAHIMSEIDDPALFILDYEGNTGEAGNIARTLPAFIQILRERHPEVPILVVSRIYTAEDQFYVERRGLHDRRRLIQIEHVEQRMAEGDRNIHFVDGFKLLGDDFVVNDCTVDGTHPTDLGFLRMAQSLAPIIKPLLQL, encoded by the coding sequence ATGACCGTTCAATCGAAAGAGATAAACTTAGATCAACTGGGCGGAACTATACACCAGGAGACAACTAATGGCGAAGAGTTGAGATGGCATTCTCCGTTGGAAGCGCCCTTTCACATCGCGGGCTTCCCTTGGCTTGCACAGGATGGGATATACAGACGCCTGCCCTTGGCTTCCGAGGCTGTCTTGCCTCCCGCGGTTGATACGCTTGCTTATTGTACGGCAGGCGGGCAAATTCGCTTTCGCACGAATTCTTCAAGGCTGGTCATAAGGGTACGCCTTGCCGGACCGGCCAATATGTACCATATGCCGCCTACAGGGCAGTGCGGGGTTGACTGCTATCTTGGGGAGCCGGGAGAGCAGAGCTTTATCACCACGGCTAAATTCAAACCAACGGAAAGTGAATATGAATCACAGCTTTATCAGTGGGATTCCAAAAAAGATGTGGCCGTCACCTTAAATTTACCGCTCTATCAAGGGGTAGAAGAGGTGTGGATCGGTGTAGATAAGGATGCTGTCATAAGCGATGCACCTGCCTATGCAAGCAGTAGACCCGTTATTATATATGGAACTTCGATTACGCAAGGGGGATGCGCCTCCCGGCCGGGTATGGCTTATTCTAATATTCTCAGCCGTATGATTCCGGTGGAGTTCGTCAATCTTGGCTTCTCGGGGAATGGAAAGGGCGAGCCGGAGCTCGCGCATATCATGTCGGAAATCGATGATCCGGCTCTATTCATTCTTGATTATGAAGGGAATACGGGCGAGGCCGGTAACATTGCACGAACGCTGCCTGCCTTCATCCAAATTTTGAGAGAGCGGCATCCCGAAGTTCCTATATTAGTAGTCTCTAGGATTTACACTGCGGAAGACCAGTTCTATGTGGAGAGAAGGGGGCTTCATGATCGCCGCAGGCTGATTCAGATCGAGCATGTGGAACAGAGGATGGCAGAAGGAGACCGTAATATCCATTTCGTTGACGGCTTTAAGCTGCTGGGCGATGATTTCGTCGTAAATGATTGTACGGTTGACGGAACACATCCAACGGACCTCGGGTTTTTGCGCATGGCACAGTCGCTAGCACCAATCATTAAGCCATTGTTGCAACTGTGA
- a CDS encoding Cof-type HAD-IIB family hydrolase yields MNTAEQVKAKYKLIALDLDGTLLTDEKHITDETKKWLQYAVDQGVKVMFSTGRGLQTAKGFWDELGLDSPMVLLNGAEVWEGPGRLKKRVFLPRDTVRDMHAIAAKRGEWYWGYSVESLTGDKEWTPEMFERDWMKFGIGSNDQRKLAEIKEELLSWGTLEVTHSALTNMEISVKGITKESGVREVCQTLGFSMSDVIAMGDSDNDAKLLKAAGLGVAMANGEEHIKSIADVITATNNEDGVALAIRKYVFQME; encoded by the coding sequence ATGAATACTGCAGAGCAAGTGAAGGCGAAATATAAGCTGATTGCATTGGATCTGGACGGGACGCTTCTGACGGATGAAAAGCACATTACGGATGAGACCAAAAAGTGGCTTCAATATGCAGTAGATCAGGGTGTTAAAGTCATGTTCTCCACCGGGAGAGGCTTGCAAACTGCCAAGGGCTTCTGGGATGAGCTTGGGCTCGATTCCCCCATGGTGCTGCTCAATGGAGCAGAAGTTTGGGAGGGACCGGGCAGGCTTAAAAAGCGAGTCTTCCTCCCTCGGGACACGGTCCGCGATATGCACGCCATTGCTGCCAAGCGGGGCGAGTGGTACTGGGGCTACAGCGTGGAAAGCTTGACGGGCGACAAGGAATGGACGCCGGAGATGTTCGAACGGGATTGGATGAAATTCGGCATTGGCAGCAATGATCAGCGGAAGCTTGCGGAAATTAAGGAAGAGCTGCTCAGTTGGGGCACGCTCGAGGTTACCCATTCGGCTCTTACTAATATGGAGATTTCAGTTAAAGGCATTACAAAGGAAAGCGGAGTGCGCGAGGTTTGTCAGACGCTGGGCTTCTCGATGTCCGATGTCATTGCTATGGGGGACAGTGATAATGACGCGAAGCTGCTGAAGGCGGCAGGTCTCGGTGTTGCGATGGCCAACGGTGAAGAGCATATCAAATCCATAGCGGACGTAATCACGGCTACCAACAACGAGGACGGCGTTGCTCTGGCGATTCGAAAATATGTATTCCAAATGGAGTAA